In a single window of the Terriglobus roseus genome:
- a CDS encoding biotin--[acetyl-CoA-carboxylase] ligase, translated as MSTFDTARLDAALRGTIFHGKLHHFATVDSTNTRALADAQVGAEAGQVYLADEQTAGRGRGGHSWHSEPDRGLYLTVLVRPTIKGNEALKLSLATGIAAADAIHAVTGRSIDLRWPNDLVIAEDHGPSRKCGGVLTESALTPDGSLRHAAIGIGINLNQAEFPPDLSEAATSLKRAWGHTVSREDLAITLLLALHTELEYPDTTLYDRFEQRSTWARGKHVRVAEDEGYTGTTAGLTSDGLLRVQCDDGETRIVRHGGVREL; from the coding sequence ATGAGCACCTTTGACACGGCACGCTTGGACGCCGCTCTGCGCGGCACGATCTTCCATGGCAAGCTGCATCACTTCGCCACCGTTGACAGCACGAACACGCGCGCGCTGGCCGATGCGCAGGTTGGGGCCGAGGCCGGACAGGTTTACCTCGCGGATGAGCAGACCGCGGGCCGAGGTCGTGGTGGCCACTCATGGCACTCCGAGCCCGATCGGGGGCTCTATCTCACTGTGCTCGTGCGACCCACCATCAAGGGCAACGAAGCTCTCAAGCTATCGCTCGCGACCGGTATCGCCGCAGCCGATGCCATCCATGCGGTCACCGGGCGCAGCATTGACCTCCGCTGGCCCAATGACCTGGTCATCGCGGAGGACCATGGCCCGAGCAGAAAGTGCGGCGGCGTCCTGACGGAGTCTGCACTCACACCTGACGGGTCGTTGCGACACGCGGCCATTGGAATCGGGATCAATCTCAATCAGGCGGAATTTCCCCCTGATCTCTCCGAAGCTGCAACATCACTCAAGCGAGCATGGGGACACACCGTCTCCCGTGAAGATCTGGCCATCACCCTCCTCCTGGCTCTTCACACAGAGCTGGAATACCCCGACACCACGCTCTATGACCGGTTCGAGCAACGTAGCACGTGGGCGCGCGGCAAGCACGTCCGCGTGGCCGAGGACGAAGGCTATACTGGCACCACCGCTGGGCTTACATCGGACGGTCTGCTGCGCGTCCAATGTGACGACGGCGAGACGCGCATAGTAAGGCACGGCGGCGTTCGCGAGTTGTAG
- a CDS encoding type III pantothenate kinase has translation MLLAIDVGNTNTVMGLYRPATPEAPAVQTHCWRIATPVQRTLDELRMIVRGMFTMDGVDIQTVTGIAISSVVPPIDSLFRDVIEKLFGMKPLFVEPGVKTGLPVLTDNPAEVGADRIVNCVAAFERYGGPTIVVDLGTATTFDVISARGEFLGGAIAPGLGISADALFNSAARLSRVNIRKPLKVIGTGTVDNIQIGLFYGYVGLIDGICDRMIAELGPETKVIATGGYAKLLAESSRTIKHVDENLTLDGVRLIYERNQDRVRRRAQANSQHHANRAE, from the coding sequence ATGCTGCTGGCGATCGATGTAGGTAACACCAATACCGTCATGGGGCTTTACCGGCCCGCAACACCCGAAGCACCTGCTGTGCAGACGCATTGCTGGCGCATCGCAACACCCGTTCAGCGCACGCTGGACGAGCTTCGTATGATCGTCCGCGGCATGTTCACGATGGACGGCGTCGACATCCAGACAGTCACCGGCATCGCAATCTCATCCGTGGTGCCGCCCATTGATTCCCTCTTCCGCGATGTGATCGAGAAGCTCTTCGGCATGAAGCCGCTCTTCGTCGAACCCGGCGTAAAGACCGGCCTTCCGGTTCTGACGGATAATCCCGCAGAGGTCGGCGCAGACCGCATCGTGAACTGCGTCGCAGCTTTCGAGCGCTACGGTGGACCAACCATCGTCGTCGATCTGGGCACAGCCACCACTTTCGATGTCATCTCCGCGCGCGGTGAGTTCCTGGGTGGAGCCATCGCGCCGGGCCTCGGCATCAGCGCGGATGCGCTCTTCAACTCGGCCGCTCGACTGAGCCGCGTCAACATTCGTAAGCCGTTGAAGGTCATCGGCACGGGTACGGTCGACAACATCCAGATCGGCCTCTTCTATGGTTACGTCGGCCTCATCGACGGCATCTGTGACCGCATGATTGCGGAGCTTGGGCCGGAGACAAAGGTCATCGCAACAGGCGGCTACGCGAAGCTGCTGGCGGAAAGTTCGCGCACGATAAAGCACGTGGACGAAAACCTGACGCTGGACGGTGTACGCCTGATCTACGAGCGTAATCAGGACCGCGTCCGGCGCCGCGCGCAGGCCAACTCACAACACCATGCGAACCGCGCCGAATAA
- a CDS encoding class I SAM-dependent RNA methyltransferase — translation MKPQHSSPESVLTAITSALEERTVPLCQHFGECGGCQLQHLPQASQLTAKQAMLLDVLKRAGVATLPEIQAHAAKPWHYRNRVRLRVDGNEIGYSRRASNEFLPIGMCPIASPLLLQMAMTARDLVRIGTVQWPTATSTIEFFCDSEERSVQLSLQLDATVGTVERDAPRHLRALCEALHARHPQLIGAGLSVGGTPDPKQTRRVQESIRVEIARWGSQQLTYSVRGRDYAITRNAFFQVNRFLTATMVDLVVGDRRGSLAFDLFAGAGLFSVPLTERFDQVIAVEIGEPAASDLAAHLRACGPQHQARRSTTRDFLQKEAPRIAQRPDLVLLDPPRAGLGAPTVNALARTGTREIVYVSCDAGTFARDARSLLESGYTLTTLHLLDLFPQTFHTETIAVFRL, via the coding sequence ATGAAGCCTCAACACAGTTCGCCAGAGAGCGTCCTCACCGCGATCACCAGTGCCCTCGAGGAGCGTACCGTGCCGCTCTGCCAGCACTTTGGAGAGTGCGGTGGTTGCCAGCTGCAGCATCTGCCGCAGGCATCGCAACTGACGGCAAAGCAGGCAATGCTACTTGACGTGCTGAAGCGTGCCGGCGTCGCGACGCTGCCGGAGATACAGGCCCACGCAGCCAAACCTTGGCACTATCGCAACCGTGTCCGCCTGCGTGTCGACGGCAACGAAATCGGCTACAGCCGAAGAGCGAGCAACGAATTCCTGCCTATCGGCATGTGTCCCATCGCGTCTCCACTACTCTTACAGATGGCGATGACGGCTCGCGACCTGGTCCGGATCGGTACCGTGCAGTGGCCCACAGCCACGAGCACCATCGAATTCTTCTGCGACAGCGAAGAACGAAGTGTGCAGCTGTCGCTTCAGCTCGATGCAACGGTTGGCACTGTCGAACGTGATGCGCCGCGCCACCTGCGCGCTCTGTGCGAAGCATTGCATGCGCGGCACCCACAACTCATCGGTGCAGGACTATCCGTCGGCGGCACACCCGATCCAAAGCAGACGCGCCGCGTACAGGAGAGCATTCGCGTTGAAATCGCACGCTGGGGCTCGCAACAACTCACCTACTCTGTACGAGGCCGGGACTATGCGATTACGCGCAACGCCTTCTTCCAGGTGAATCGCTTCCTCACCGCAACCATGGTGGATCTCGTCGTTGGCGATCGTAGAGGGTCACTCGCGTTCGATCTCTTCGCTGGCGCCGGCCTCTTCTCTGTGCCCCTGACCGAGCGATTCGATCAGGTCATCGCGGTCGAGATCGGGGAACCTGCCGCAAGCGATCTTGCAGCGCATCTTCGCGCGTGCGGACCTCAGCACCAGGCACGTCGCAGTACAACGCGCGACTTCCTACAGAAAGAAGCACCACGCATCGCGCAGCGTCCCGATCTGGTACTGCTCGATCCGCCACGCGCAGGCCTTGGTGCCCCGACGGTGAATGCCCTGGCCCGAACTGGCACGCGTGAGATCGTCTATGTCTCATGCGACGCAGGAACCTTCGCGCGTGACGCAAGGTCACTGCTAGAATCCGGCTACACTCTGACAACGTTGCATCTGCTCGACCTCTTTCCCCAGACCTTTCATACCGAAACCATCGCGGTCTTCCGTCTCTGA